One genomic segment of Alphaproteobacteria bacterium HT1-32 includes these proteins:
- a CDS encoding branched-chain amino acid ABC transporter permease: MIFFLETVISGLMAGVMYALVAIGFVLIFKASGVFNYAQGVMALFAALTLVGVMEKFGVSAWVAIPVTMGVMIIVAYMVDYFILRHLVNEPPIILFMATIGLAYVLEGVGDIMWGSDVKVLDIGLPSGASDYLLDNYNLYIEKLEIVAAVVAAVLVVVLAFFFQKTRVGRALRAVADDHQAALSIGISLRGIWRIVWSVSGFVALVAGIMWGSKSGVQFSLSLIALKALPVLILGGFTSIPGAIVGGLIIGVGEKVAEIYAGPYIGSAIENWFAYILALAFLLVRPQGLFGEKIIERV; the protein is encoded by the coding sequence ATGATTTTTTTCCTTGAAACCGTTATCAGCGGCCTGATGGCCGGGGTCATGTACGCACTTGTCGCCATCGGGTTTGTCCTGATCTTCAAGGCCTCCGGGGTCTTCAACTATGCGCAGGGCGTGATGGCTCTGTTCGCGGCGCTGACCCTGGTCGGCGTGATGGAGAAATTCGGCGTCTCGGCCTGGGTGGCTATCCCCGTGACAATGGGCGTGATGATCATTGTCGCCTACATGGTCGACTATTTTATCCTGCGCCATCTGGTAAATGAACCGCCGATCATTCTGTTCATGGCGACCATCGGCCTGGCCTATGTGCTGGAAGGTGTCGGCGACATCATGTGGGGGTCCGACGTCAAGGTGCTGGATATCGGCCTGCCGTCCGGGGCCAGCGACTACCTGCTCGACAACTACAACCTCTATATCGAGAAGCTGGAAATCGTCGCTGCTGTGGTCGCCGCCGTGCTGGTTGTGGTGCTTGCTTTCTTCTTCCAGAAAACCCGTGTCGGCCGGGCACTCCGCGCTGTTGCCGACGACCATCAGGCCGCCCTTTCGATCGGCATTTCCCTGCGTGGTATCTGGCGTATTGTCTGGTCTGTCTCGGGTTTCGTGGCGCTGGTTGCCGGCATCATGTGGGGGTCGAAATCAGGGGTGCAGTTCTCGCTGTCGCTGATTGCACTGAAAGCCCTCCCTGTCCTGATTCTCGGCGGCTTCACCTCGATCCCCGGTGCCATCGTCGGCGGCCTGATCATCGGTGTTGGTGAGAAAGTGGCCGAGATCTATGCCGGCCCCTATATCGGCAGTGCCATCGAAAACTGGTTCGCCTACATTCTCGCGCTCGCCTTCCTGCTGGTCAGACCACAAGGTCTGTTCGGCGAAAAAATCATTGAACGCGTCTAG
- a CDS encoding branched-chain amino acid ABC transporter permease, which yields MFYFESGQFKKSYREDQAILPIRQDRIGIAVIIAVAFGGVPFILNDYLLNAVFIPALVYALAALGLNILVGYCGQISLGTGAFLAVGAYSSYKLMTAFPELNFILVILLSGGVTAAVGMLFGLPSLRIKGFYLAVATLAAQFFIIWLFNKVGWFYNDNATGQISAPPRDVFGFQITGPAAHPTATYLFVLTFVTFFALVAKNLVRSRVGRTWMAIRDMDIAAELIGIRPLQTKLTAFGVSSFYIGMAGAMIFTIWLGAVEAGEAFNIDQSFLVLFMVIIGGLGSILGSFLGAFFMILMPIALKQTMVDGLGMTAVSAKHMEFVILGVLILVFLIMEPHGLARLWRLGKEKLRRWPFPY from the coding sequence ATGTTCTATTTCGAATCCGGCCAGTTCAAGAAATCCTACCGCGAGGATCAGGCCATCCTTCCGATCCGTCAGGACCGGATCGGCATCGCTGTCATTATCGCAGTCGCCTTTGGCGGTGTCCCGTTCATCCTCAATGACTATCTGCTGAACGCGGTTTTCATTCCCGCTCTGGTCTATGCCCTCGCGGCCCTCGGGCTGAATATTCTCGTCGGCTATTGCGGTCAGATATCGCTCGGAACAGGGGCCTTTCTGGCTGTCGGGGCCTATTCATCCTACAAGCTGATGACCGCCTTCCCGGAGCTGAATTTCATTCTGGTGATCCTGCTCTCCGGCGGTGTGACCGCCGCTGTCGGGATGCTGTTCGGACTGCCGAGCCTCCGGATCAAGGGGTTCTACCTTGCGGTCGCAACCCTTGCCGCACAGTTCTTTATCATCTGGCTCTTCAACAAGGTCGGCTGGTTCTATAACGACAATGCCACCGGTCAGATATCGGCACCGCCGCGGGATGTCTTCGGCTTCCAGATCACCGGACCGGCAGCGCATCCCACAGCCACCTATCTGTTCGTGCTGACCTTCGTGACGTTCTTTGCCCTCGTGGCCAAGAATCTGGTGCGCAGCCGGGTTGGCCGGACCTGGATGGCCATTCGCGACATGGACATCGCCGCCGAACTGATCGGTATCCGGCCATTGCAGACCAAGCTGACCGCCTTCGGTGTGTCATCCTTCTATATCGGCATGGCCGGGGCGATGATTTTCACCATCTGGCTCGGGGCTGTGGAAGCCGGCGAAGCTTTCAATATCGATCAGTCATTCCTTGTTCTGTTTATGGTCATCATCGGCGGTCTGGGCTCGATCCTCGGATCCTTCCTCGGTGCGTTCTTCATGATCCTGATGCCGATTGCGCTGAAACAGACCATGGTTGACGGCCTTGGCATGACTGCGGTCAGCGCAAAACATATGGAATTTGTCATTCTCGGGGTGCTGATCCTGGTCTTCCTGATCATGGAACCGCATGGACTGGCCCGGCTCTGGCGTCTCGGAAAGGAAAAGTTGCGGCGCTGGCCGTTCCCGTACTGA